ATATAATATGTCTTCGGTTATATGGTATCTATACGAATTTGCAAGAAAGTCATGGGCTCAGAATTTTGCAGCTGCTAAGAGCAACTCTGAAATAATGGACACACCATCAAGATTCAGAAATTTTCCTGAAGTCCATAAAGAATATTGCATAGCATGCGGAGCTTGTACAGCAGCATGTCCTGCCCCAATGGCAATAAAACTCGTGAGAGACGAGGATAATTCTAGTGAAGAGGGTATAACCTACCCTGTAATAAACAACAGAGGTTGTATTAGATGTGGGTTCTGCGCTGAAGTCTGTCCAACAGACCCTAAAACTCTTACATGCGGTGAAAACCATCTGATAAGGGAAAAATTTACGATTCTACCTGTTGACAAAAAGTTTGTTATAGACGATTATTTATGCATACGCTGTAAAAAATGTATGAAAACATGTAAGGTCGGTGATGCAATTGTTGAAGACGATAACAAAGTCCTTATTGACCAGTCAAAATGTATAGCCTGCGGTGAATGTATAAAAACATGCCCAGTAAAGGGTGCAATCAAGGGAATACACATATCCCATATAGAAGAGCAGAAAGAAATTATAAACCTGGTTGTGGATAGTTTAGAGGAATATATAGAAGCTGAACAGGATAATATCAAACATATAACTGGAGGAGAAGTATTTAAACTCGACATGCCAGTTCAGGATATAATGGAAAAGGCCCGGGAAATATTATCAGACGATGATTTAATTGAGGACATCATCGAAAATATAACAGACAGACTAAAACTTAGGGTTATAACTTGGGACAAGGATAAATGTACAGATTGCAGGTTATGTGTTAAAGAATGTCCATCCCATGCAATTAGTTACAGCGCTGAAGAAGGTGTTGTAAGGGACACAGATAAATGTTTGAGATGCAGTATATGCTACCAGACATGTCCATTCGGTGCCATTGGATATTATATTGCAAGGTTCTTATACAAACCATCTGCTGAAGGTGAAAGTATCATACATATAACAGTTAAATCATCAGACTTACCAGTAAGGAGTTGATAACATTCCAACAACAACTAATAACACTAAAAAATATTGTAAACCTCTCAGAGAAGTAGAGGTAGATTACAA
This sequence is a window from Methanobacterium sp. SMA-27. Protein-coding genes within it:
- a CDS encoding 4Fe-4S binding protein, which encodes MSSVIWYLYEFARKSWAQNFAAAKSNSEIMDTPSRFRNFPEVHKEYCIACGACTAACPAPMAIKLVRDEDNSSEEGITYPVINNRGCIRCGFCAEVCPTDPKTLTCGENHLIREKFTILPVDKKFVIDDYLCIRCKKCMKTCKVGDAIVEDDNKVLIDQSKCIACGECIKTCPVKGAIKGIHISHIEEQKEIINLVVDSLEEYIEAEQDNIKHITGGEVFKLDMPVQDIMEKAREILSDDDLIEDIIENITDRLKLRVITWDKDKCTDCRLCVKECPSHAISYSAEEGVVRDTDKCLRCSICYQTCPFGAIGYYIARFLYKPSAEGESIIHITVKSSDLPVRS